The following coding sequences are from one Arthrobacter crystallopoietes window:
- the disA gene encoding DNA integrity scanning diadenylate cyclase DisA — protein sequence MAKSPEDALKATLARVAPGTLLRDGLERILRGRTGALIVLGYDKQVESISSGGFDIGIGFSPTGLRELAKMDGAIVCDQDATNIIKAAVQLVPDPSIPTQESGTRHRTAERVAIQTGLPVISVSQSMQIIALYVDGIRHVLEGSEPVLARANQALATLERYRARLDQVTSSLSALEIEAMVTLRDVAVTLQRQEMVRRISEEISQYVLELGVDGRLLSLQLDELTSGLGPDSEMILRDYAEVKGGIEVEPALESLRTFSSTDLIDLGRIASVLGFQPGVDSLEAVVQPRGYRLLSAVKSVPRAVADRLVDHFGGLQNLMAANIDDLMAVDGIGEQRARVIREGLSRIAETSLLDRFM from the coding sequence ATGGCTAAGAGCCCCGAGGACGCCTTGAAGGCTACCTTGGCACGTGTCGCTCCGGGCACTCTGCTGCGCGACGGACTGGAACGGATTCTCCGCGGTCGTACGGGTGCCCTGATCGTCCTCGGCTATGACAAACAGGTGGAGTCAATCAGCAGCGGCGGGTTCGACATCGGCATCGGCTTCTCGCCCACAGGGCTGCGGGAGCTGGCCAAAATGGACGGGGCGATTGTCTGCGACCAGGATGCCACGAACATCATCAAAGCTGCCGTCCAGCTGGTTCCGGACCCGTCCATCCCCACGCAGGAATCAGGCACCCGGCACCGCACGGCCGAACGGGTGGCAATCCAGACCGGCCTGCCGGTGATTTCGGTCAGCCAGTCCATGCAAATCATTGCCTTGTATGTCGACGGAATCCGGCATGTGCTCGAGGGTTCGGAGCCGGTACTGGCCCGGGCCAACCAGGCCCTGGCCACACTGGAACGCTACCGCGCACGCCTGGACCAGGTGACCAGCTCGCTTTCGGCCCTGGAGATCGAAGCCATGGTCACGCTGCGGGACGTTGCCGTCACCCTGCAGCGCCAGGAAATGGTCCGGCGCATCTCGGAGGAAATCTCCCAGTATGTACTGGAACTCGGCGTCGACGGACGGCTGCTGTCCCTGCAACTCGATGAGCTCACGTCCGGGCTCGGCCCCGACAGCGAAATGATTCTGCGCGACTACGCCGAGGTCAAGGGCGGCATCGAGGTCGAGCCTGCCTTGGAATCCCTGCGCACGTTCAGCTCCACCGACCTGATCGATCTGGGGCGGATTGCCAGCGTCCTGGGCTTCCAGCCCGGCGTTGACTCACTCGAAGCGGTTGTCCAGCCGCGTGGCTACCGGCTGCTCTCGGCAGTGAAGTCCGTTCCGCGGGCTGTGGCGGACCGCTTGGTGGACCACTTCGGCGGCCTGCAGAACCTGATGGCGGCAAACATCGATGATCTGATGGCCGTGGACGGAATCGGCGAGCAGCGCGCCCGCGTTATCCGTGAAGGACTTTCCAGAATCGCCGAGACCAGCCTCCTCGACCGCTTTATGTAG
- the radA gene encoding DNA repair protein RadA: MSSKTARAKAPAYRCAECGWSTVKWVGRCGECQAWGSVEEAGAVVSRTTPAAAVAKPAQRIADVDASTAAFQATGIGELDRVLGGGLVPGAVILLAGEPGVGKSTLLLDVAARVAGLARDVLYITGEESAAQVKLRAERISAVADSLYLTAESDLGIALGQIEKTDPSLLIVDSVQTLSSSAVEGSAGGVTQVREVAASLINAAKSRNMTTILVGHVTKDGSIAGPRLLEHLVDVVCQFEGDRHSRLRLLRAIKNRYGPTDEVGCFDLTEEGIEGLADPSGLFMSTAAEPVSGTCITVTLEGRRPLLAEVQALLAETSNAQPRRATSGLDSSRVAMMMAVLQRRAAMSLHKDDSYVATVGGVKLTEPATDLATALAIASAKSNKPLPKGLIAFGEVGLAGEVRPVPGIGRRIQEAERLGFTHAVVPSSHGGPGQIPKGFRVKEVGTVAEALDLLFGAGTASPS, translated from the coding sequence ATGAGTTCGAAGACCGCACGCGCCAAAGCGCCCGCCTACCGATGTGCCGAATGCGGCTGGAGCACCGTCAAGTGGGTAGGCCGTTGCGGCGAGTGCCAGGCCTGGGGCAGCGTGGAGGAGGCCGGAGCCGTCGTTTCAAGAACGACGCCGGCCGCCGCCGTCGCGAAACCGGCGCAGCGGATCGCGGACGTGGATGCCTCGACGGCGGCTTTCCAAGCCACCGGCATCGGTGAACTGGACCGGGTGCTGGGCGGCGGGCTGGTGCCCGGCGCCGTCATCCTGCTGGCGGGCGAACCGGGCGTGGGCAAGTCCACCCTGCTGCTGGACGTGGCCGCGCGGGTCGCCGGACTGGCCAGGGACGTCCTGTACATCACCGGCGAGGAATCGGCCGCGCAGGTCAAACTGCGCGCCGAACGCATTTCCGCCGTCGCGGATTCCCTGTACCTGACCGCCGAATCTGACTTGGGCATCGCGCTGGGCCAGATCGAAAAGACGGACCCTTCGCTGCTCATCGTGGATTCGGTCCAGACCTTGAGCAGCTCCGCAGTGGAGGGAAGCGCCGGCGGCGTCACCCAGGTCCGCGAAGTGGCTGCCTCGCTGATCAATGCCGCGAAATCCAGGAACATGACCACCATCCTGGTTGGCCATGTCACCAAGGACGGCTCCATTGCCGGGCCTCGGCTGCTGGAGCACCTCGTGGATGTGGTCTGCCAGTTCGAGGGAGACCGGCACTCCAGGCTGCGGCTGCTTCGTGCCATCAAGAACCGCTACGGCCCCACCGACGAAGTGGGCTGCTTCGATCTGACCGAAGAGGGGATCGAAGGACTGGCTGATCCGAGCGGACTCTTCATGTCGACGGCGGCGGAGCCGGTTTCCGGTACCTGCATCACGGTGACGCTGGAGGGCCGCAGGCCGCTGCTGGCGGAAGTCCAGGCCCTGCTCGCGGAGACCTCCAATGCACAGCCGCGCCGGGCCACCAGCGGCCTTGATTCCTCCCGGGTGGCCATGATGATGGCCGTGCTGCAGCGCCGCGCAGCCATGTCGCTGCACAAGGATGACAGTTACGTGGCCACCGTCGGCGGCGTGAAGCTGACGGAACCGGCCACTGATCTGGCCACGGCGCTGGCCATCGCCTCGGCCAAGAGCAACAAGCCGCTGCCCAAGGGCCTGATCGCCTTCGGCGAGGTGGGACTTGCCGGTGAGGTCCGGCCCGTGCCCGGAATCGGCCGGCGCATCCAGGAAGCAGAACGGCTGGGCTTCACCCATGCCGTTGTCCCTTCTTCCCACGGCGGCCCCGGACAGATACCCAAAGGCTTCCGCGTCAAGGAGGTCGGCACCGTGGCCGAGGCCCTGGATCTGCTCTTCGGCGCGGGCACTGCCAGCCCGAGTTAA
- a CDS encoding A/G-specific adenine glycosylase yields the protein MPNSTITHAKPTPAPGQTRYLHEQITSWFADNARELPWRAPQCSPWGIMVSEFMLQQTPVVRVLPVWEQWMQRWPTPAALAAEPSGEALRAWGRLGYPRRALRLHAAAATIVDRHGGQVPDTREELLQLPGVGTYTAAAIASFAFERPETVVDTNIRRVHARAATGNALPAPSLTSAEMKLAAALMPGRETKAWNAAVMELGALVCTARSPKCGSCPVQEQCAWVAAGQPEPHYVPKGQAWAGTDRQVRGAMMAVLREAETPVLREVLLGTVDVVDHGTGHAVHLTKLRSLGASDEQLARSLDGLLADGLAETAGSGVRLPN from the coding sequence ATGCCCAACAGCACGATCACTCACGCAAAACCGACTCCGGCGCCCGGTCAGACGCGGTATCTGCATGAACAGATCACATCCTGGTTCGCCGACAATGCGCGCGAGCTGCCTTGGCGGGCGCCGCAGTGCAGTCCGTGGGGCATAATGGTCAGCGAGTTCATGCTCCAGCAGACTCCCGTGGTCCGCGTTCTCCCGGTCTGGGAGCAGTGGATGCAGCGGTGGCCGACCCCTGCCGCGCTGGCGGCCGAACCCAGCGGGGAAGCGCTCCGCGCTTGGGGCCGGCTGGGATATCCCCGCCGGGCGCTGCGGCTGCACGCTGCCGCCGCAACCATTGTGGACCGGCACGGCGGGCAGGTTCCCGACACCCGGGAGGAACTGCTGCAGCTGCCGGGCGTGGGCACCTATACCGCCGCCGCGATCGCCTCCTTTGCCTTCGAACGCCCGGAAACCGTGGTGGATACCAACATCCGCCGGGTCCACGCCCGCGCCGCCACCGGCAACGCCCTGCCCGCGCCGTCCCTGACTTCGGCGGAGATGAAACTGGCGGCCGCGCTCATGCCCGGCCGGGAGACCAAGGCCTGGAATGCCGCGGTGATGGAACTCGGAGCCTTGGTCTGCACCGCCCGCTCCCCCAAATGCGGCTCCTGCCCGGTACAGGAGCAGTGCGCCTGGGTGGCCGCCGGGCAACCCGAGCCGCATTACGTGCCCAAGGGACAGGCCTGGGCCGGTACGGACCGGCAGGTTCGCGGCGCCATGATGGCCGTGCTGCGCGAGGCGGAAACGCCCGTCCTGCGCGAGGTGCTGCTGGGCACGGTGGACGTCGTGGACCACGGCACCGGGCATGCTGTCCACCTCACCAAGCTGCGATCGCTCGGGGCCAGCGACGAGCAGCTGGCCCGTTCCCTGGATGGACTGCTCGCGGACGGACTCGCCGAAACGGCCGGCAGCGGCGTGCGGTTACCGAATTGA